In Capsicum annuum cultivar UCD-10X-F1 chromosome 11, UCD10Xv1.1, whole genome shotgun sequence, one genomic interval encodes:
- the LOC107852818 gene encoding glutelin type-D 1, with protein MDIDLTPKLAKQVYGGEGGSYHAWCPSELPMLKEGNIGAAKLALTKNGFAFPHYSDSAKVAYVLQGSGVAGIVLPAKDEKVIPIKKGDAIALPFGFVSWWYNKEDTELVVLFLGDTKTAHKAGSFTDMYLTGSNGIFTGFSTEFVSRAWDVDESVAKTLVSSQTAKGIVKLDAGFQMPEPKQGDRDGMVLNCEEAPLDVDIKGGGKVVVLNTKNLPLVGQVGTGADLVRLNGSAMCSPGFSVDSALQVTYIVRGGGRVQVVGPDGKRILEAHLKGGNLFIVPRFCVVSKIGDPDGMEWFSIITTPDPKFTDLAGKVCPWKSLSPQVLQAAFKVSPDVQKQFSSKRNEELTFFPPSN; from the exons ATGGATATTGATCTTACACCAAAGTTGGCAAAGCAAGTTTATGGAGGAGAAGGTGGTTCATATCATGCATGGTGTCCTAGTGAGTTACCCATGTTGAAAGAAGGCAATATTGGTGCTGCTAAACTTGCTCTTACCAAGAATGGCTTTGCTTTTCCTCATTACTCTGATTCTGCTAAGGTTGCTTATGTTCTTcaag GTTCTGGAGTTGCTGGAATTGTTCTCCCTGCCAAAGACGAAAAGGTGATTCCCATTAAGAAGGGGGATGCCATTGCCCTTCCTTTTGGTTTTGTATCATGGTGGTATAACAAAGAGGACACTGAACTTGTGGTTCTCTTCCTTGGTGACACTAAAACTGCACACAAGGCTGGTTCATTCACTGACATGTACTTGACGGGATCCAATGGAATTTTCACTGGTTTCTCAACGGAGTTTGTTAGCAGGGCATGGGATGTAGATGAGAGTGTGGCTAAGACTCTAGTTAGCTCCCAGACTGCTAAGGGCATTGTGAAGCTTGATGCAGGCTTCCAAATGCCTGAGCCTAAGCAAGGCGACAGGGATGGCATGGTTCTCAACTGTGAGGAAGCCCCATTGGATGTTGATATCAAGGGTGGTGGAAAGGTGGTTGTTTTGAATACCAAGAACTTGCCATTGGTTGGCCAAGTTGGAACTGGTGCTGATCTTGTTAGGTTGAATGGAAGTGCTATGTGCTCTCCCGGTTTTTCGGTTGATTCAGCTCTTCAGGTCACTTATATTGTCAGAGGCGGTGGCCGTGTTCAGGTTGTTGGCCCTGATGGTAAGCGTATTCTTGAAGCACACCTCAAAGGTGGTAACCTGTTCATTGTTCCGAGGTTCTGTGTTGTTTCCAAAATTGGTGATCCTGATGGCATGGAGTGGTTCTCCATCATCACTACTCCCGA TCCAAAGTTCACTGACTTGGCTGGGAAGGTTTGCCCATGGAAGTCTCTATCCCCACAAGTGCTGCAGGCTGCTTTCAAGGTTTCACCAGATGTACAAAAGCAATTCAGCTCCAAGAGAAATGAAGAACTGACTTTCTTCCCACCCTCAAACtga